The Streptomyces sp. DH-12 genome has a window encoding:
- a CDS encoding DUF1737 domain-containing protein gives MANPPDGLPVYRVLTGPDDAAFCRRVSEALELGYRLHEGPAVTFDGERVIVAQAVVWDVEG, from the coding sequence ATGGCGAACCCACCGGACGGGCTGCCCGTCTACCGCGTCCTGACCGGCCCCGACGACGCCGCGTTCTGCCGGCGGGTCAGCGAGGCGCTCGAGCTGGGGTACCGGCTGCACGAGGGGCCCGCCGTGACCTTCGACGGGGAGCGGGTGATCGTCGCGCAGGCGGTCGTGTGGGACGTGGAGGGCTGA
- a CDS encoding GntR family transcriptional regulator, with the protein MVNYRIDRRSGVATYVQIVQQTKQALRLGLLAPGDRLPTAREVVEATAVNPNTVLKAYRELEREGLVEARRGLGTFVRRSLGAAPVDSPLRAELEDWAARARESGLEREDVAALFTAVLETHYPEQDARPAPAHTPQGDPS; encoded by the coding sequence GTGGTCAACTACCGCATCGACCGGCGCAGCGGCGTGGCCACCTACGTCCAGATCGTGCAGCAGACCAAGCAGGCGCTCCGCCTGGGACTGCTGGCCCCGGGCGACAGGCTGCCCACGGCCCGCGAGGTCGTGGAGGCCACCGCCGTCAACCCGAACACCGTGCTGAAGGCGTACCGGGAGCTGGAGCGCGAGGGACTGGTCGAGGCCCGGCGCGGCCTCGGCACCTTCGTGCGCCGCTCCCTCGGCGCCGCCCCCGTCGACTCCCCGCTGCGCGCCGAGCTGGAGGACTGGGCCGCCCGGGCCCGGGAGTCCGGCCTGGAGCGGGAGGACGTCGCCGCGCTGTTCACCGCCGTACTCGAGACGCACTATCCGGAGCAGGACGCGCGCCCCGCGCCTGCGCACACCCCACAGGGAGACCCCTCATGA
- a CDS encoding ABC transporter permease translates to MTAALTTPAAPATGHTARVPRQWRWLVRLHRPALTGGGALVLLTAAALLWLGGPLTDSSAAAWQAYKACEWGSACRYDQDAIVRFKTVYTWTTVAVLAVPFLVAAWAGGALVGRETESGTIRLAWTQGVSPARWLASRLALPALLAVAAAGLPAALHRWAWTAADGRVDNTKSWHVSATFHAGGTVPVGLALAGLAAGVLAGLVLRRTLSALVTAVAALGALWAGVHAALPYLWPSVTRLSALHEGPAGSGLHVREGVLTDGGGRAAAPCLNSRLSDCGDALADLGATSFYRDFHPASHYWPLQLVATGVLLTVAALLAYAAFRVVRRTTGTARG, encoded by the coding sequence ATGACCGCCGCCCTGACCACCCCGGCCGCCCCCGCCACCGGCCACACCGCCCGCGTCCCCCGCCAGTGGCGCTGGCTGGTCCGGCTGCACCGCCCGGCCCTGACCGGCGGCGGCGCGCTGGTCCTGCTGACCGCGGCGGCGCTGCTGTGGCTCGGCGGGCCCCTCACCGACTCCTCGGCGGCGGCCTGGCAGGCGTACAAAGCCTGCGAGTGGGGATCGGCCTGCCGCTACGACCAGGACGCGATCGTCCGCTTCAAGACCGTCTACACCTGGACGACGGTCGCCGTGCTCGCCGTGCCGTTCCTGGTCGCCGCCTGGGCGGGCGGCGCGCTCGTCGGCCGTGAGACGGAGTCCGGCACGATCCGCCTGGCCTGGACCCAGGGCGTCTCCCCGGCCCGTTGGCTGGCCTCCCGGCTGGCCCTCCCCGCCCTGCTCGCCGTCGCCGCGGCCGGTCTGCCGGCGGCGCTGCACCGCTGGGCGTGGACGGCGGCCGACGGCCGCGTCGACAACACCAAGTCCTGGCACGTCTCCGCCACCTTCCACGCGGGCGGCACCGTCCCCGTGGGCCTGGCGCTGGCCGGTCTCGCGGCGGGCGTCCTGGCCGGGCTGGTCCTGCGCCGCACCCTGTCCGCCCTGGTCACCGCCGTCGCCGCCCTCGGCGCCCTGTGGGCGGGCGTCCATGCGGCCCTGCCGTACCTGTGGCCGTCCGTGACCCGGCTCAGCGCCCTGCACGAGGGGCCGGCGGGGAGCGGCCTGCACGTCCGTGAGGGCGTGCTGACCGACGGCGGGGGCCGGGCCGCGGCCCCGTGCCTCAACAGCCGGCTCTCCGACTGCGGTGACGCCCTGGCCGACCTGGGCGCGACCTCCTTCTACCGCGACTTCCACCCCGCCTCCCACTACTGGCCGCTCCAGCTGGTCGCCACCGGCGTCCTGCTCACCGTCGCCGCCCTGCTGGCGTACGCGGCCTTCCGGGTGGTGCGGCGCACCACCGGGACGGCGCGCGGCTGA
- a CDS encoding HAMP domain-containing sensor histidine kinase, whose translation MTGPVRRFRALPIRARLSLLVAAAVAFAVAAVSVTCWFIVQGKLYEQVDEDLKKATVLQGPQRVDEIRSALTDCTDTPRDSGAGGFQYTYSQVVKEDGTVCLFPSSVGSVKVTASDRRVIENAGSGSSGIFRDGADQDGDDVRVLTLPLVINDPSTLTSTHAAVIVAVPLKGTHSTLNDLALILLLVSGVGVLGSAAAGLAVARAGLRPVDKLTEAVEHVARTEDLGVRIPVEDESEDEIARLSRSFNSMTSALASSRDLQQQLIADAGHELRTPLTSLRTNIELLTRSEDTGRPLPPADRKALLDSVKAQMTELAALIGDLQELSRPDPGHQAGRAEIVAWQDVVEAALRRARLRGPELTITAGLSPWYVRAEPAALERAVVNVLDNAVKFSPPGGTIEVRLADGVLTVRDQGPGIAADELPHVFDRFWRSPGARALPGSGLGLSIVARTVQQAGGTVALTPAEGGGTTATIRLPGAPTPPPEVPGGP comes from the coding sequence GTGACCGGACCGGTACGCCGTTTCCGCGCCCTGCCGATCCGGGCGCGGCTGTCGCTGCTGGTCGCCGCGGCGGTGGCGTTCGCGGTGGCGGCGGTGTCGGTGACCTGCTGGTTCATCGTGCAGGGCAAGCTGTACGAGCAGGTCGACGAGGATCTGAAGAAGGCGACCGTGCTGCAGGGCCCGCAGCGGGTGGACGAGATCCGCAGCGCCCTCACCGACTGCACGGACACGCCCCGCGACAGCGGCGCGGGCGGTTTCCAGTACACGTACTCGCAGGTGGTCAAGGAGGACGGCACGGTCTGCCTGTTCCCCAGCTCCGTGGGGAGCGTGAAGGTCACCGCGTCGGACCGCAGGGTGATCGAGAACGCGGGCAGCGGGTCCAGCGGCATCTTCCGCGACGGCGCCGACCAGGACGGTGACGACGTCCGGGTGCTGACCCTGCCGCTCGTCATCAACGACCCGTCCACGCTGACCAGCACGCACGCGGCCGTCATCGTGGCGGTCCCGCTGAAGGGCACCCATTCCACGCTCAACGACCTGGCGCTGATCCTGCTGCTGGTCTCCGGTGTCGGGGTGCTCGGCTCGGCCGCCGCGGGTCTCGCCGTGGCCCGCGCCGGACTGCGCCCGGTCGACAAGCTCACCGAGGCCGTCGAACACGTCGCCCGCACCGAGGACCTGGGCGTCCGCATCCCCGTGGAGGACGAGTCGGAGGACGAGATCGCCCGCCTGTCGCGCTCCTTCAACTCCATGACGTCCGCCCTCGCCAGCTCCCGCGACCTGCAGCAGCAGCTCATCGCGGACGCCGGGCACGAACTGCGCACCCCGCTCACCTCGCTGCGCACCAACATCGAACTGCTGACCCGCAGCGAGGACACCGGGCGGCCCCTGCCGCCCGCCGACCGCAAGGCGCTGCTGGACTCGGTGAAGGCGCAGATGACGGAGCTGGCCGCGCTCATCGGCGACCTCCAGGAGCTGTCCCGCCCGGACCCGGGCCACCAGGCGGGCCGTGCGGAGATCGTCGCCTGGCAGGACGTGGTGGAGGCGGCCCTGCGCCGGGCCCGGCTGCGCGGCCCGGAGCTGACCATCACGGCCGGCCTGAGCCCCTGGTACGTGCGGGCCGAACCGGCGGCGCTGGAACGGGCGGTGGTCAACGTGCTGGACAACGCGGTGAAGTTCAGCCCGCCGGGCGGCACGATCGAGGTGCGGCTCGCCGACGGGGTCCTCACCGTCCGGGACCAGGGTCCGGGCATCGCGGCCGACGAACTCCCGCACGTCTTCGACCGCTTCTGGCGCTCCCCCGGCGCCCGCGCCCTGCCCGGCTCGGGCCTCGGCCTGTCCATCGTGGCGCGCACGGTGCAGCAGGCGGGCGGCACGGTCGCCCTCACCCCGGCGGAGGGCGGCGGCACCACCGCCACCATCCGCCTCCCGGGCGCCCCGACCCCGCCGCCCGAGGTGCCCGGCGGCCCGTGA
- a CDS encoding trypsin-like peptidase domain-containing protein: protein MSENFRPSGAPEYGPSQVNPEWPPPSAYAPPVPRPADGPAAAAPAHRRNRGPAKLLVAVAIVAAAIGGTTAYGVQELAGGSTTGVSASSAAGTDVVPASLEGTVAGVAEAVGPSIVEITAASSSGSATGSGVIVTEDGEVVTNHHVVAGASRIQVRTDDGRTYDARIVGTDSSKDLALIELEDASGLKAATLGDSDGVRVGDQVVAIGSPEGLTGTVTSGIVSALDRDVTVSTDESQGQRGGGWPFEYGGRQFNGDTGDSTTTYQAIQTDASLNPGNSGGALIDMNGAVIGINSAMYAPSGAESSAAGSVGLGFTIPVNTLKADLPDLRAGATN, encoded by the coding sequence ATGAGCGAGAACTTCCGCCCGAGCGGCGCCCCCGAGTACGGCCCGTCCCAGGTGAACCCCGAGTGGCCGCCCCCGTCGGCCTACGCGCCCCCGGTCCCGCGGCCCGCGGACGGCCCCGCCGCCGCGGCCCCGGCGCACCGGCGGAACCGGGGCCCGGCCAAGCTGCTGGTCGCCGTGGCGATCGTCGCCGCCGCGATCGGCGGTACCACCGCCTACGGAGTGCAGGAGCTGGCCGGCGGCTCCACCACCGGCGTCAGCGCGTCCTCCGCCGCCGGGACCGACGTGGTGCCGGCGTCCCTCGAGGGGACGGTGGCCGGGGTCGCCGAGGCGGTCGGCCCGAGCATCGTGGAGATCACGGCCGCCTCGTCGTCCGGTTCGGCCACCGGGTCCGGTGTGATCGTCACCGAGGACGGCGAGGTCGTCACCAACCACCACGTGGTGGCCGGCGCCTCCCGGATCCAGGTGCGCACCGACGACGGCAGGACCTACGACGCACGGATCGTCGGCACCGACAGCAGCAAGGACCTGGCGCTGATCGAGCTGGAGGACGCCTCCGGCCTGAAGGCCGCCACGCTCGGCGACTCCGACGGCGTGCGGGTCGGCGACCAGGTCGTCGCGATCGGCTCCCCCGAGGGCCTGACCGGCACGGTGACCAGCGGCATCGTCTCCGCCCTCGACCGTGACGTCACGGTGTCCACGGACGAGAGCCAGGGGCAGCGCGGCGGCGGGTGGCCGTTCGAGTACGGCGGCCGGCAGTTCAACGGCGACACCGGCGACTCCACGACCACGTACCAGGCCATCCAGACCGACGCCTCGCTGAACCCGGGCAACTCCGGCGGCGCGCTGATCGACATGAACGGCGCCGTCATCGGCATCAACTCCGCGATGTACGCGCCGAGCGGCGCCGAGTCCTCCGCCGCGGGCAGCGTGGGGCTGGGCTTCACCATCCCGGTGAACACGCTCAAGGCGGACCTGCCGGACCTGAGGGCCGGTGCGACGAACTGA
- a CDS encoding response regulator transcription factor — protein MSPADGDRAPQRILIVDDEPAVREALRRSLAFEGYDTEEAVDGVDALEKTAAHRPDLLVLDIQMPRMDGLTAARRIRATGDTTPILMLTARDTVGDRVTGLDAGADDYLVKPFELDELFARIRALLRRSSYAAAVAASAGTDDVLTFADLTMNLATREVTRAGRPVELTRTEFTLLEMFMAHPRQVLTREQILKAVWGFDFEPSSNSLDVYVMYLRRKTEAGGEPRLVHTVRGVGYVLRQGGAE, from the coding sequence ATGAGCCCCGCAGACGGCGACCGTGCCCCGCAGCGCATCCTGATCGTCGACGACGAGCCGGCGGTGCGCGAAGCACTCCGGCGCAGCCTGGCCTTCGAGGGATACGACACCGAGGAGGCCGTCGACGGCGTGGACGCCCTGGAGAAGACGGCGGCCCACCGCCCCGACCTCCTCGTCCTCGACATCCAGATGCCCCGGATGGACGGTCTGACCGCCGCCCGCCGCATCCGCGCCACCGGCGACACCACGCCGATCCTGATGCTGACGGCCCGGGACACCGTCGGCGACCGGGTGACCGGTCTGGACGCGGGGGCGGACGACTACCTGGTGAAGCCGTTCGAGCTGGACGAGCTGTTCGCCCGGATCCGCGCCCTGCTGCGGCGCAGCTCGTACGCGGCGGCGGTGGCCGCCTCCGCCGGGACCGACGACGTCCTCACCTTCGCCGACCTGACCATGAACCTGGCCACGCGGGAGGTGACCCGCGCCGGACGCCCGGTGGAGCTGACCCGCACGGAGTTCACCCTGCTGGAGATGTTCATGGCGCACCCGCGCCAGGTGCTCACCCGTGAGCAGATCCTCAAGGCGGTCTGGGGCTTCGACTTCGAGCCGTCGTCCAACTCGCTGGACGTGTACGTCATGTACCTGCGCCGCAAGACCGAGGCGGGCGGCGAGCCGCGCCTGGTGCACACGGTGCGGGGGGTGGGGTACGTGCTGCGGCAGGGCGGCGCGGAGTGA
- a CDS encoding RNA degradosome polyphosphate kinase, which produces MSQPDTQAQVQHSQPSVGSIAAHRPHTVAGVVSDLEPDIDADLDGYEEAHADGAAPLPRGRFLDRERSWLAFNERVLELAEDPETPLLERANFLAIFASNLDEFFMVRVAGLKRRIATGVATRSASGLQPREVLEMIWARSRELMARHAACYHEDVAPALAEEGIHLVRWNELTEKEQARLFTLFRHQIFPVLTPLAVDPAHPFPYISGLSLNLAVVVRNPVTGHKHFARVKVPPLLSRFLEPSPGRYVPVEDVIAAHLEELFPGMEVLEHHAFRLTRNEDLEVEEDDAENLLQALEKELMRRRFGPPVRLEVEESVDREVLDLLVRELKISEAEVYPLPGPLDLTGLFRIHSLDRPELKYPKFVAGTHRDLAEVESASAPDVFAALRSRDVLLHHPYDSFSTSVQAFLEQAAADPDVLAIKQTLYRTSGDSPIVDALIDAAESGKQVLVLVEIKARFDEHANIKWARKLEEAGCHVVYGLVGLKTHCKLSLVVRQEGETLRRYSHVGTGNYHPKTARLYEDLGLLTADPQVGADLSDLFNRLSGYSRRETYRRLLVAPKSLRDGLVSRIDKEAQHHRAGRPAYVRIKVNSMVDEAVIDACYRASQAGVPVDIWVRGICAIRPGVPGLSENVRVRSVLGRFLEHSRVFAFGNGGEPEVWFGSADMMHRNLDRRIEALVRVTDPAHRAVLNRLLETGMSDTTASWHLGPDGEWTRHSTDADGQPLRNIQEMLIDARRRRRGTAAP; this is translated from the coding sequence ATGAGCCAGCCCGACACCCAGGCACAGGTCCAGCACTCGCAGCCCTCCGTGGGCTCCATCGCCGCGCACCGGCCGCACACCGTGGCCGGAGTGGTCTCCGACCTGGAACCCGACATCGACGCCGACCTGGACGGTTACGAGGAGGCGCACGCGGACGGCGCCGCCCCGCTGCCGCGAGGCCGTTTCCTCGACCGCGAGCGCAGTTGGCTGGCGTTCAACGAGCGTGTGCTCGAACTGGCCGAGGATCCCGAGACCCCGCTGCTGGAGCGGGCGAACTTCCTCGCGATCTTCGCCAGCAACCTGGACGAGTTCTTCATGGTCCGGGTGGCGGGACTCAAGCGCCGCATAGCCACCGGCGTGGCCACCCGTTCCGCCTCCGGCCTCCAGCCGCGCGAGGTGCTGGAGATGATCTGGGCCCGCTCCCGCGAGCTGATGGCCCGGCACGCCGCCTGCTACCACGAGGACGTCGCCCCCGCCCTCGCGGAGGAGGGCATCCACCTGGTCCGCTGGAACGAGCTCACGGAGAAGGAGCAGGCCCGCCTCTTCACCCTGTTCCGGCACCAGATCTTCCCCGTGCTCACCCCGCTCGCGGTGGACCCGGCGCACCCCTTCCCGTACATCTCCGGCCTGTCGCTGAACCTGGCCGTGGTGGTGCGCAACCCGGTCACCGGGCACAAGCACTTCGCCCGGGTGAAGGTGCCGCCGCTGCTGTCCCGCTTCCTGGAGCCCTCCCCCGGCCGCTACGTCCCCGTCGAGGACGTCATCGCCGCCCACCTGGAGGAGCTGTTCCCGGGCATGGAGGTGCTGGAGCACCACGCCTTCCGGCTCACCCGCAACGAGGACCTGGAGGTCGAGGAGGACGACGCCGAGAACCTCCTCCAGGCCCTGGAGAAGGAGCTGATGCGGCGCCGCTTCGGGCCGCCGGTGCGCCTGGAGGTGGAGGAGTCCGTCGACCGCGAGGTCCTCGACCTCCTCGTGCGCGAGCTGAAGATCTCCGAGGCCGAGGTGTACCCGCTGCCCGGCCCGCTCGACCTGACCGGCCTGTTCCGCATCCACAGCCTGGACCGGCCGGAGCTGAAGTACCCGAAGTTCGTCGCCGGCACCCACCGCGACCTGGCCGAGGTGGAGTCGGCGTCCGCGCCGGACGTCTTCGCCGCCCTGCGCAGCCGGGACGTGCTGCTGCACCACCCGTACGACTCGTTCTCCACGTCGGTGCAGGCGTTCCTGGAGCAGGCGGCGGCCGACCCGGACGTGCTGGCCATCAAGCAGACCCTGTACCGGACCTCCGGCGACTCCCCGATAGTGGACGCCCTCATCGACGCCGCCGAGTCCGGCAAGCAGGTCCTCGTCCTGGTCGAGATCAAGGCCCGCTTCGACGAGCACGCCAACATCAAGTGGGCGCGCAAGCTGGAGGAGGCCGGCTGCCACGTCGTCTACGGCCTGGTCGGCCTGAAGACCCACTGCAAGCTGTCGCTGGTGGTCCGCCAGGAGGGCGAGACGCTACGGCGTTACAGCCACGTCGGCACCGGCAACTACCACCCGAAGACGGCCCGGCTGTACGAGGACCTGGGGCTGCTCACCGCGGACCCGCAGGTCGGAGCGGACCTCTCCGACCTGTTCAACCGCCTCTCCGGCTACTCGCGGCGCGAGACCTACCGGCGGCTGCTGGTCGCCCCCAAGTCCCTGCGGGACGGTCTGGTCTCACGGATCGACAAGGAGGCCCAGCACCACCGTGCCGGGCGGCCCGCGTACGTCCGCATCAAGGTCAACTCGATGGTCGACGAGGCCGTCATCGACGCCTGCTACCGGGCGTCCCAGGCGGGCGTTCCGGTCGACATCTGGGTGCGCGGCATCTGCGCGATCCGGCCGGGCGTGCCGGGACTGTCGGAGAACGTGCGGGTACGGTCCGTCCTCGGCCGCTTCCTCGAGCACTCCCGCGTGTTCGCCTTCGGCAACGGCGGCGAGCCCGAGGTGTGGTTCGGCAGCGCCGACATGATGCACCGCAACCTCGACCGGCGGATCGAGGCACTGGTGCGGGTCACCGACCCGGCCCACCGGGCCGTCCTCAACCGGCTGCTGGAGACCGGCATGTCCGACACCACGGCGTCCTGGCACCTCGGCCCGGACGGCGAATGGACCCGGCACTCCACGGACGCGGACGGCCAGCCGCTGCGGAACATCCAGGAGATGCTCATTGACGCCCGGAGGCGCCGGCGTGGCACAGCAGCCCCATGA
- a CDS encoding bifunctional metallophosphatase/5'-nucleotidase: MPATSPAHPRRRRRTNRLLVTAAGVLTVGALAAAALPGAASAGEQHGKGEGHRPSRYQDVQLLSFNDLHGNLEPPAGSSGRVTELQPDGTTRTIDAGGAEYLATHLRQARKGNPYSITAAGGDMVGASPLISGLFHDEPTIEALNKLELDVTSVGNHEFDEGAKELARLQNGGCHPTDGCYTDKRFKGADFPYLAANVLDERTRKPLLKPYWVWKKKDVKVGFIGVTLEGTPDIVSAEGVKGLAFKDEVETIDKYAEELRRKGVKSIVALIHEGGFPASQSYNYDCDAPGAGDGISGPIADIAKNVSPEVDALVTGHTHNAYVCTVPDPAGKPRMVTSAASFGRLYTDTTLTYDRRTGDIARTAVKSANHVVTRDVPKAPDMTRLIDKWSTLAAPIGNRPIGYISGDIVKDGTESPLGDLIADAQLEYARTLDPETDLALMNPGGIRAPLTYAASGGEGDGVVTFAEAFTVQPFANTVNLRTFTGEQLIQALKEQVSGPNEAAPKILQVSDGLTYTLDLTRTGADRVVTDSIRLNGEPVDASADYRVATNSFLAGGGDGFPTLGEGTDDLVGEDDLTALEQYLTANSSAGSPLAPPAADRITIVQ, from the coding sequence ATGCCAGCCACATCCCCGGCGCACCCGCGCCGCAGACGCCGTACGAACCGTCTCCTCGTGACCGCCGCCGGCGTCCTCACCGTCGGCGCCCTGGCCGCCGCGGCCCTGCCCGGGGCGGCCAGCGCGGGCGAGCAGCACGGCAAGGGCGAGGGCCACCGGCCGAGCCGCTACCAGGACGTGCAGCTGCTGTCCTTCAACGACCTGCACGGCAACCTGGAGCCGCCCGCCGGTTCCTCCGGCCGGGTCACCGAACTCCAGCCGGACGGCACGACGAGGACGATCGACGCGGGCGGCGCGGAGTACCTGGCGACGCATCTGCGCCAGGCCCGCAAGGGCAACCCGTACTCCATCACTGCGGCCGGCGGCGACATGGTCGGCGCGTCCCCGCTGATCTCGGGCCTGTTCCACGACGAGCCCACCATCGAGGCGCTGAACAAGCTCGAACTGGACGTCACCTCGGTCGGCAACCACGAGTTCGACGAGGGCGCGAAGGAGCTGGCCCGCCTGCAGAACGGCGGCTGCCACCCGACGGACGGCTGCTACACGGACAAGAGGTTCAAGGGCGCCGACTTCCCGTACCTGGCGGCCAACGTCCTCGACGAGAGGACGAGGAAGCCGCTCCTCAAGCCGTACTGGGTGTGGAAGAAGAAGGACGTCAAGGTCGGCTTCATCGGCGTGACCCTGGAGGGCACCCCGGACATCGTGTCCGCCGAGGGCGTCAAGGGCCTCGCCTTCAAGGACGAGGTCGAGACGATCGACAAGTACGCCGAGGAGCTGCGCCGCAAGGGTGTGAAGTCCATCGTGGCGCTGATCCACGAGGGCGGCTTCCCGGCCTCGCAGAGCTACAACTACGACTGCGACGCCCCCGGCGCCGGCGACGGCATCTCCGGCCCGATCGCGGACATCGCGAAGAACGTCTCGCCCGAGGTGGACGCGCTGGTCACCGGCCACACCCACAACGCGTACGTCTGCACCGTCCCCGACCCGGCGGGCAAGCCCCGCATGGTCACCTCCGCCGCGTCCTTCGGCCGGCTCTACACCGACACCACGCTGACGTACGACCGCCGGACCGGCGACATCGCCCGTACGGCCGTGAAGTCCGCGAACCACGTGGTGACCCGGGACGTCCCCAAGGCGCCCGACATGACCCGTCTGATCGACAAGTGGAGCACCCTCGCCGCCCCGATCGGCAACCGCCCGATCGGCTACATCTCCGGCGACATCGTCAAGGACGGCACCGAGTCCCCGCTGGGCGACCTGATCGCCGACGCGCAGCTGGAGTACGCCCGCACGCTGGACCCGGAGACCGACCTCGCCCTGATGAACCCGGGCGGCATCCGCGCCCCGCTCACCTACGCGGCGAGCGGCGGTGAGGGCGACGGCGTGGTGACCTTCGCGGAGGCCTTCACGGTCCAGCCGTTCGCCAACACGGTCAACTTGCGGACCTTCACCGGCGAGCAGCTGATCCAGGCCCTCAAGGAGCAGGTCAGCGGCCCGAACGAGGCCGCGCCGAAGATCCTCCAGGTGTCCGACGGTCTCACCTACACGCTGGACCTGACGAGGACCGGCGCCGACCGGGTCGTCACGGACTCGATCCGGCTGAACGGCGAGCCGGTCGACGCGTCGGCCGACTACCGCGTCGCGACGAACAGCTTCCTCGCGGGCGGCGGCGACGGCTTCCCCACCCTGGGCGAAGGCACCGACGACCTGGTCGGCGAGGACGACCTGACGGCCCTGGAGCAGTACCTCACGGCCAACTCCTCGGCCGGCTCCCCGCTGGCCCCGCCGGCGGCGGACCGCATCACGATCGTGCAGTGA
- a CDS encoding ABC transporter ATP-binding protein — MTVPALEADALGKRFGRRAWALRDCSFRLPAGRVCAVVGPNGAGKSTLLALAAGLLAPTEGTVRVLGATPAEARPRVGFVDQDKPLYPQLTVAETLRMGADLNPGHWDAGTALRVVAGGDLDPDRRIRALSGGQRTRVALALALGKRPELLLLDEPMADLDPLARHELTGVLMGEAAAHGTTIVMSSHVVAELEDSCDHLLLVGGGRIRLSGPIDDLLAAHSRVAAPAAADLAPHEVVESRTTGRQLSALIRPAGPLPGDWRTGTPSLEELVLSYLRNPTAPALVPAPESTEAAA; from the coding sequence ATGACCGTCCCGGCCCTCGAGGCGGACGCGCTCGGCAAACGCTTCGGCCGGCGCGCCTGGGCGCTGCGCGACTGTTCCTTCCGGCTGCCCGCCGGACGTGTGTGCGCCGTCGTCGGCCCCAACGGCGCGGGCAAGTCCACCCTGCTCGCGCTCGCCGCGGGACTGCTCGCCCCCACCGAGGGCACGGTCCGCGTGCTCGGCGCCACCCCGGCCGAAGCCCGCCCCCGGGTGGGCTTCGTCGACCAGGACAAGCCGCTGTACCCGCAGCTCACGGTCGCCGAGACGCTGCGCATGGGCGCCGACCTCAACCCCGGCCACTGGGACGCCGGCACCGCGCTGCGGGTCGTGGCCGGCGGCGACCTGGACCCGGACCGGCGGATCCGCGCGCTCTCCGGCGGCCAGCGCACCCGTGTCGCGCTCGCCCTCGCCCTCGGCAAGCGGCCCGAGCTGCTGCTCCTGGACGAACCGATGGCCGACCTCGATCCGCTGGCCCGGCACGAGCTGACGGGCGTCCTGATGGGGGAGGCGGCCGCCCACGGCACCACCATCGTGATGTCCTCGCACGTGGTCGCCGAGCTGGAGGACTCCTGCGACCACCTGCTGCTGGTCGGCGGCGGCCGGATCCGGCTCTCCGGCCCGATCGACGACCTGCTGGCCGCCCACAGCCGGGTGGCCGCCCCCGCCGCGGCGGACCTCGCGCCGCACGAGGTCGTCGAGTCCCGCACCACCGGCCGCCAGCTGAGCGCGCTGATCCGCCCGGCCGGCCCGCTGCCCGGCGACTGGCGCACCGGCACGCCGTCCCTGGAGGAACTCGTCCTGTCCTACCTGCGCAACCCCACAGCCCCGGCCCTGGTTCCCGCGCCCGAGTCCACGGAGGCCGCCGCATGA
- the mshD gene encoding mycothiol synthase, with protein MTSDAFSRPGRPRSLQTCTALDQAQVDAVLALLDEAARDDGRQAVSEQGRLQLRGGEREGVSHLLLTVGEELAGYAQLQDTDPVEPPAAELVVRPSYRGQGHGRALGTALLAASGKRLRVWAHGGRSAARHLAQVLGLTLFRELRQMRRPLAGLDLPDPVLPEGVTVRTFEPGRDDAAWLALNAAAFAHHPEQGSLTQRDLDDRKAEPWFDPEGFFLAERDGRLIGFHWTKVHADEGLGEVYVLGVAPGAQGGGLGKSLTTIGLRHLAGRGLPTAMLYVDADNKAAVSVYERLGFVTHETDLMYRTET; from the coding sequence ATGACCAGCGACGCGTTCTCCCGGCCCGGCCGCCCCCGTTCGCTCCAGACGTGCACCGCGCTCGACCAGGCGCAGGTCGACGCGGTCCTCGCCCTGCTCGACGAGGCGGCGCGCGACGACGGCCGGCAGGCCGTGTCCGAGCAGGGCCGGCTGCAACTGCGCGGCGGCGAGCGGGAGGGCGTCTCGCACCTGCTGCTGACCGTCGGCGAAGAGCTCGCCGGGTACGCCCAGTTGCAGGACACCGACCCGGTGGAGCCGCCGGCCGCGGAGCTGGTGGTGCGCCCCTCGTACCGCGGGCAGGGGCACGGGCGGGCGCTCGGCACGGCGCTGCTCGCCGCGTCGGGCAAGCGGCTGCGGGTGTGGGCGCACGGCGGGCGCTCCGCCGCCCGGCACCTGGCGCAGGTGCTCGGTCTGACGCTGTTCCGCGAACTGCGGCAGATGCGGCGGCCGTTGGCGGGCCTCGACCTGCCCGACCCGGTGCTGCCGGAGGGCGTGACCGTGCGCACCTTCGAGCCCGGCCGGGACGACGCGGCCTGGCTCGCGCTGAACGCCGCCGCGTTCGCCCACCACCCCGAGCAGGGCTCCCTCACCCAGCGGGACCTCGACGACCGCAAGGCCGAGCCGTGGTTCGACCCCGAGGGCTTCTTCCTCGCCGAGCGCGACGGACGGCTGATCGGCTTCCACTGGACCAAGGTGCACGCCGACGAGGGCCTCGGCGAGGTGTACGTCCTCGGCGTCGCCCCCGGCGCCCAGGGCGGCGGACTCGGCAAGTCCCTGACGACGATCGGGCTGCGCCACCTCGCCGGCCGGGGTCTGCCCACCGCGATGCTGTACGTCGACGCCGACAACAAGGCGGCGGTGTCCGTCTACGAGCGGCTGGGCTTCGTCACCCACGAGACGGACCTGATGTACCGGACGGAGACCTGA